A stretch of DNA from Microlunatus sp. Gsoil 973:
ACTGATCCTCCGGATCGAACGACCGGACGGCAGTGATCCGCTCGGAGTCGATGATCACCATCGCATCCAGCAGCACACCGGTCGGGGTGACGAGATGACTGCACCTCAGCCGTCGGGTCGACATCGGCGCTCCTTCCTCCCGGAGGTGACGGTGATCAAGGTCCTTGCACCGTGACGGGTCACTGCCGCTCGGCCGCGACGCTACGCCAGCCGAGCAGGCCCGCGCCGACCAGACCGGCGTGGCTGCCGAAGGAGGAGGTGATCAACCGCGGACGTCGCTGGAAGGTGAGCCGGCGGTCGAATTCGGATTCGATGATCGGCAGCAGCAGATCCGAGGCGCCGGACAGTCCGCCGCCGATCACGATCGCCTCCGGTCCGAGCAGGGTCAGGGCGATCACGAAGGCCTCGGACAGTGCCGTACCGGCGATCTCGAAAGCACCGAGGGCTTCGGGATTGGCGTTGCGGGCCTTGTCGGCAATCTGTTCTGCGGTGATCACTTCGGAGGTCGGCCCGGCCAGTCGCTTGTAGTTGCGCACTACGCCGGCCGCTCCGGCGACGATCTCCAGACAACCGGTCTGACCGCAGGCGCAGCGTTGATCACCGGCGGACGGCACGCGGATGTGGCCGAGTTCCCCGGCATAACCGTCGGCCTCGAGAAGACGACCGTCGACCACCACGGCTGCCGCGATGCCGGTGCCCAGCGGAACGAAGAGCAGGTTGTTCAATCGGCGGCCCGCGCCGAGCCGCCATTCGGCCAACCCACCGGTCCGGACGTCGTGACCGATGCCTCCGGGAAGTCCCAGCCGGGCGGCCAGCGGGCCGGCCAACTCGATGTTCGACCAACCGATGTTGGCAGCCGAGACAACCAC
This window harbors:
- a CDS encoding ROK family protein, which encodes METGMDTGDESAADADAQELVAAVDLGGTFTKLGLITPDGSVRAETRIPTRLTARTDGDGGAGTVDWLGEEISAFAAAEAEAIGVRTVGFGVVVPGIVDAEAGVVVSAANIGWSNIELAGPLAARLGLPGGIGHDVRTGGLAEWRLGAGRRLNNLLFVPLGTGIAAAVVVDGRLLEADGYAGELGHIRVPSAGDQRCACGQTGCLEIVAGAAGVVRNYKRLAGPTSEVITAEQIADKARNANPEALGAFEIAGTALSEAFVIALTLLGPEAIVIGGGLSGASDLLLPIIESEFDRRLTFQRRPRLITSSFGSHAGLVGAGLLGWRSVAAERQ